The following proteins are encoded in a genomic region of Phragmites australis chromosome 9, lpPhrAust1.1, whole genome shotgun sequence:
- the LOC133928400 gene encoding chromatin structure-remodeling complex protein BSH — MKTVSLGASRPSSVNFRMPTRDNLVPIRVDVEVDGQRYRDAFTWNPRDPDSEIITFAKRTAKDLKLPANFVPQMLQSIQGQLAEFRSYEGQEMQIKEKIVPLKLDLRVNNTVIRDQFLWDIGNLDSDPEEFARTLCDDLNITDPEVGPAIAVSIREQLYEIANQSVSVMREKQLSKKGRRAPEFSSNSKAMNNAVDLFKYFGSKGSVIRKRKEWYLYEPVVDVVPNAEAGVVDGKEELNPSSRPKKRLEEVKDASLQSL; from the exons atgaagaCGGTCAGCCTCGGCGCCTCCAGGCCCTCCAGCGTCAACTTCCGCAT GCCGACGAGAGACAACCTGGTTCCGATACGCGTCGACGTCGAGGTGGACGGCCAGCGCTACAGGGACGCCTTCACCTGGAACCCGCGAG ATCCCGACTCGGAGATCATCACCTTCGCCAAGAGGACGGCCAAGGACCTTAAGCTGCCGGCAAATTTCGTCCCCCAGATGCTGCAGTCCATCCAG GGGCAACTGGCGGAGTTCCGCTCTTACGAGGGGCAGGAGATGcagatcaaggagaagattgTGCCTCTTAAG CTTGACCTCCGAGtgaacaacactgtaattagaGACCAATTCTTGTGG GATATAGGCAACCTAGATAGTGACCCTGAGGAATTCGCAAGGACGCTATGTGACGATTTGAACATCACGGATCCTGAAGTTGGG CCTGCAATAGCAGTTTCCATCCGTGAGCAGCTTTATGAG ATTGCTAATCAGAGCGTCTCTGTTATGAGAGAGAAGCAATTGTCAAAGAAGGGAAGGCGAGCGCCGGAATTTTCTTCAAATAG TAAAGCCATGAACAATGCAGTGGACTTGTTCAAGTATTTCGGCAGCAAAGGAAGCGTCATTCG GAAAAGGAAGGAATGGTACCTGTATGAGCCTGTTGTAGATGTTGTACCTAATGCGGAAGCTGGAGTTGTTGATGGAAAAGAGGAGCTTAATCCTAGCTCTAG GCCGAAGAAGAGGTTGGAAGAAGTGAAAGATGCAAGTCTTCAATCCCTCTGA
- the LOC133928399 gene encoding hydrophobic protein LTI6B: protein MADDGTANCVDIIIAIILPPLGVFLKFGCGHEFWICLLLTFLGYLPGIIYAVYAITK, encoded by the coding sequence ATGGCTGACGACGGGACGGCCAACTGCGTGGACATCATCATCGCCATCATCCTCCCGCCCCTCGGCGTCTTCCTCAAGTTCGGGTGCGGGCATGAGTTCTGGATCTGCCTCCTGCTCACCTTCCTCGGCTACCTGCCCGGGATCATCTACGCCGTCTACGCCATCACCAAGTAG